Proteins found in one Corallococcus exiguus genomic segment:
- a CDS encoding serine protease: protein MSVSAPARRAKLLGTLFCTLTALACGPAPESGSPEQQPALNESNAPVVYGNDDRMEVYAHPSATLQDRARQSTVALLTPDFIDASNPNNIIVDQTPLSEWEGLCTDQRFYNDPAPAFCSGTLIDDDLVLTAGHCVTSAAECADTRFVFKFYKTSENTLETITSQDVFSCKSIVVRRQSSNSAGDLDYAIIRMDRSAAPRFTPAPVRAGNTAMTVGQNVAVIGSGSGLPVKIDSGGSVRAVNSGLKDYFVATTDTFAGNSGSAVYETATNTIAGILVRGDEDYVPRSGQGCYEVNVCSETGCGGEEITYVNQAITAFCAANTNVRLCNTTPPPATNYVFTASNTSSATRSTINGTVTLKAGDKLTVGTCGVTGAALTSGDSFLRLRGPTGTEVASNDDGCGSGYGSKISYTASVAGTYEVRAGCYQAGSCAGTVAWEIVSGGTTTPASGTQAFNVSDTANATRNTQNANVDIAPGQTLTFGSCGVGSATGTGDTVVRLFNAAGQQVTFNDDASGCGSLSRASYTAPASAGGAYQIRVGCFGSEACSGTLAWTLQ from the coding sequence ATGTCCGTGTCCGCCCCCGCCCGCCGCGCGAAGCTGCTCGGCACCCTGTTCTGTACCCTCACCGCCCTGGCCTGCGGGCCGGCTCCCGAGTCCGGTTCGCCGGAGCAGCAGCCCGCGCTGAACGAGTCGAACGCGCCGGTCGTCTACGGCAACGACGACCGCATGGAAGTCTACGCGCACCCCAGCGCGACCCTGCAGGACCGGGCGCGTCAGTCCACCGTGGCGCTGCTGACGCCGGACTTCATCGACGCCTCGAACCCGAACAACATCATCGTGGACCAGACGCCGCTGAGCGAGTGGGAGGGCCTGTGCACCGACCAGCGCTTCTACAACGACCCGGCGCCGGCCTTCTGCTCGGGCACGCTCATCGACGATGACCTGGTGCTGACCGCGGGCCACTGCGTGACGAGCGCGGCGGAGTGCGCCGACACGCGCTTCGTCTTCAAGTTCTACAAGACGTCGGAGAACACGCTGGAGACCATCACCAGCCAGGACGTCTTCTCCTGCAAGAGCATCGTGGTGCGCCGGCAGTCGTCGAACAGCGCCGGCGACCTGGACTACGCCATCATCCGGATGGACCGCTCGGCGGCGCCGCGCTTCACCCCCGCTCCGGTGCGCGCGGGCAACACCGCGATGACCGTGGGCCAGAACGTGGCCGTCATCGGCAGCGGCAGCGGTCTCCCGGTGAAGATCGACTCGGGCGGCTCCGTCCGCGCGGTCAACTCCGGCCTCAAGGACTACTTCGTCGCGACCACGGACACCTTCGCGGGCAACTCCGGCTCCGCCGTGTACGAGACGGCCACCAACACCATCGCGGGCATCCTGGTGCGCGGCGACGAGGACTACGTGCCGCGCTCGGGCCAGGGCTGCTACGAGGTCAACGTGTGCTCGGAGACGGGTTGCGGTGGTGAGGAGATCACCTACGTGAACCAGGCCATCACGGCGTTCTGCGCGGCCAACACCAACGTGCGGCTGTGCAACACCACGCCGCCCCCCGCGACCAACTACGTCTTCACCGCGTCCAACACCTCCAGCGCCACGCGCAGCACCATCAACGGCACGGTGACGCTCAAGGCCGGCGACAAGCTCACCGTGGGCACCTGCGGCGTCACTGGCGCGGCCCTCACCAGCGGTGACTCCTTCCTGCGCCTGCGCGGCCCGACGGGCACGGAGGTCGCCTCCAACGACGACGGCTGCGGCAGCGGCTACGGTTCGAAGATCAGCTACACGGCCAGCGTCGCGGGCACCTATGAAGTCCGCGCCGGTTGCTACCAGGCCGGCAGCTGCGCCGGCACGGTGGCGTGGGAGATTGTCTCGGGCGGCACGACGACGCCCGCGAGCGGCACCCAGGCTTTCAACGTCAGCGACACCGCCAACGCCACGCGCAACACGCAGAACGCGAACGTGGACATCGCCCCTGGCCAGACGCTGACCTTCGGCAGCTGCGGCGTGGGGAGCGCGACGGGCACCGGTGACACGGTGGTGCGCCTGTTCAACGCCGCCGGCCAGCAGGTGACGTTCAACGACGACGCCTCCGGCTGCGGCTCGCTGTCCCGCGCGTCCTACACCGCGCCGGCGAGCGCGGGCGGCGCGTACCAGATTCGCGTGGGCTGCTTCGGCAGCGAGGCGTGCAGCGGCACGCTGGCCTGGACCCTCCAGTAG
- the serA gene encoding phosphoglycerate dehydrogenase: MSTPRFPPSPRRPVSTEGPLRVLLLENIHASAQEMLKVEGFEVERLSAALKPEDLAERLRGVHLLGIRSKTTVPEEALKYAEDLLAIGAFCIGTNQVDLLASSVHGVPVFNAPFSNTRSVAEMVLAEVVVLTRQLFDRSREVHTGQWRKVATGSHEVRGKTLGIIGYGHIGSQLGVLAEALGMRVLYYDVMTKLPLGNSRSVATLNALLAESDFVTLHVPALASTHMMMGAEQLAAMKPGACLINASRGTVVDIPALAQALRSKHLGGAAVDVYPEEPEGNSDGFVTELQGLPNVVLTPHIGGSTEEAQASIGKEVATSLLKFVKGGATTGAVNFPNVEAPINPGTHRIINVHRNTPGVLRDINRIVSDLNANIHAQVLSTDANVGYLVMDLDQDVSRQVCEAIAGLETDIKTRIVS; this comes from the coding sequence ATGAGCACACCCCGCTTCCCGCCGTCGCCCCGCCGCCCCGTGAGCACCGAGGGTCCGCTGCGAGTCCTGCTGCTGGAGAACATCCACGCCTCGGCCCAGGAGATGCTGAAGGTGGAGGGTTTCGAGGTGGAGCGGCTGTCCGCCGCGCTCAAGCCGGAGGACCTGGCGGAGCGGCTCAGGGGCGTGCACCTGCTGGGCATCCGCAGCAAGACGACGGTGCCGGAGGAGGCGCTGAAGTACGCGGAGGACCTGCTGGCGATTGGGGCCTTCTGCATCGGCACCAACCAGGTGGACCTGCTCGCCTCCAGCGTGCACGGCGTGCCGGTGTTCAACGCGCCGTTCAGCAACACGCGCAGCGTGGCGGAGATGGTGCTGGCGGAGGTGGTGGTGCTGACGCGCCAGCTCTTCGACCGCAGCCGCGAGGTGCACACGGGGCAGTGGCGCAAGGTGGCCACGGGCAGCCACGAGGTGCGCGGCAAGACGCTGGGCATCATCGGCTACGGGCACATCGGCTCGCAGCTGGGCGTGCTGGCGGAGGCGCTGGGCATGCGCGTCCTCTACTACGACGTGATGACGAAGCTGCCGCTGGGCAACTCGCGGTCGGTGGCCACGCTGAACGCGCTGCTGGCGGAGTCCGACTTCGTGACGCTGCACGTGCCGGCGCTGGCCTCCACGCACATGATGATGGGCGCGGAGCAGCTGGCCGCCATGAAGCCGGGCGCGTGCCTCATCAACGCCAGCCGCGGCACGGTGGTGGACATCCCGGCGCTGGCGCAGGCGCTGCGCTCCAAGCACCTGGGTGGCGCGGCGGTGGACGTGTATCCGGAGGAGCCGGAGGGCAATTCCGACGGCTTCGTGACGGAGCTGCAGGGGCTGCCCAACGTGGTGCTCACGCCGCACATCGGCGGGTCCACGGAGGAGGCGCAGGCGTCCATTGGCAAGGAGGTGGCCACGTCGCTGCTCAAGTTCGTGAAGGGCGGCGCGACGACGGGCGCGGTGAACTTCCCCAACGTGGAGGCGCCCATCAACCCGGGCACCCACCGCATCATCAACGTGCACCGCAACACGCCGGGCGTGCTGCGTGACATCAACCGCATCGTGTCCGACCTGAACGCCAACATCCACGCGCAGGTGCTGAGCACGGACGCGAACGTGGGCTACCTGGTGATGGACCTGGACCAGGACGTGTCCCGCCAGGTGTGCGAGGCCATCGCCGGGCTGGAGACGGACATCAAGACGCGCATCGTGTCTTGA